CGTGTTTAGCTTCTCTGTTAAGCTTTCAGGGGCCCTCGAGCTCGCGTACGATATATACGCGATAAAGGGTCCGGGACCGGAAGGTCCCAGGACGCTTTGAGCGTATATATCGGTCATACCGCGTAAGCGGTATGACGACAAAAAATAAGCCGGCTGCAATAGCCGGCTCTATTTTTTGGAGCGAGCGAGGGGAATCGAACCCCCGTTACCAGCTTGGGAAGCTGGAGCTCTACCATTGAGCTACGCTCGCGAATATGTCAAAATCTCGTCAGTTTTTCGAAATGTCTATATCTATTATCGATATTCCGTGGAGTCGCCTTTAAAAGCCCCTCGACACTGAATCCTTCCACGGTAAAAGACGCAAGTATACTACCATAGACAAGCGATTTTCTCAAGACCCTATCATTGATACGTTTATGTCCCGACAGGTATCCTATCATCCCCCCGGCAAAAGTATCCCCCGCCCCTGTCGGGTCAGCTATCTTTTCCAAAAGATACGCCGGGACCATCGCCCTGAGCCCCTTCGAGAAGAAAAGCGCGCCATGCTCGCCCTTCTTAATCACGACCATTTTAACCCCGCAAGAAGAGATATACCGTGCCGCGTCCAAAAGTCCTTTTTCCCCGGAAAGCTGTCTTGCCTCAGCATCGTTAAGAAGGAAAATATCGACTTTCTTCAGAAGCTTAAGAAGCGCCGAACGCTTGTGTTGTATCCAGAGGTTCATCGTATCACAGGCCACCAGCCCCGTGGGCTTTACTTTATTGAATATATATCTCTGCAGCTCCGGGTCTATGTTGGCTAGCAGCAGGTTATCCCGATGTGAGACGTTATCGGGGATGACCGGCTTGAAATCCTGGAAAACGTTAAGTTCAGTCCTAAGTGTTTCCGCATATGCCAGATCGA
This genomic stretch from Candidatus Omnitrophota bacterium harbors:
- a CDS encoding PfkB family carbohydrate kinase, with amino-acid sequence MKRTTVIGSMAMDSVETPFGKVKDVLGGSATYASISASVFAPVNIISVVGTDFPERYMTLFKKRGVDTGGLRVAEGKTFRWSARYDFDLAYAETLRTELNVFQDFKPVIPDNVSHRDNLLLANIDPELQRYIFNKVKPTGLVACDTMNLWIQHKRSALLKLLKKVDIFLLNDAEARQLSGEKGLLDAARYISSCGVKMVVIKKGEHGALFFSKGLRAMVPAYLLEKIADPTGAGDTFAGGMIGYLSGHKRINDRVLRKSLVYGSILASFTVEGFSVEGLLKATPRNIDNRYRHFEKLTRF